CGCGTCGGTTCCGTGCGTGCGCACGGTGGAACCGGTCTGCGGCCTCTTAAGGTCTGGGGAGGTCCGCGGGGTCGGTGAACCAGTCCTCGACGGCGACGTCACAGGACTTCAGGATGTAGGCGAGCATCGAGTACGCGCCGATGATCGCCAGCACTTCCAGCATCTGCTGGTCGTCGTACGCCGACGAGAGCTGCTGCCACGTCCGGTCGGACAGCGCGGCCCGCGGGCCGCGCAGCTCGTCGACCGCCCGCAACAGGGCGGCATCGTGCTCGGACCAGCCGGGGGCGTCCGGGCCGGCCGGGACCCGGGCGATCTCCTCCTCGGTGATACCGGCCCGGGAGCCGATCGCCACGTGGTGGGCCCACTCGTAGTGCGACTGCAGGAGGTACCCCACCCGCAGCACCATCAGCTCCCGGTCGCGCAGGGGCAGCTTCCCCTGGCCGAGCGTGGAGAGCATCGGGTTCATCCCGGACAGCAGCGCGGGGTGGTTGCCGATGACGCCCAGGACGTTGGGCACGGGGTTGCCGACCATGTGGGCCAGCGGACCATCGGGGTCGGTCTGGACCTCGGCGGGCATCCCGAGCAGCGGACGGACCTGCGCCGCGGGCGCGGGAGCCATCCGGGGCGCGGTGCTCTGACTCGTCATGCGGTCACCTCGGCTTTCAGGGACTCCTCCAGCTCCACCATGTGGTGCAGGCACTGGAGCGGTCCCGGAGTGCCGTCACCGTTGAGTTCGCGGTGGACGGCACCGATGTTGAGGACGAGGCGCTCGGCGTTCTCGAAGTCGGCGAACCTGCTGAAGTCGAATTCCCGAGCCGCCTCCAGGGGGGACTTGCCCTGCTGGTGGGCGGCGGTGGCGTGGGCCTTCACCTGCTCCAGGTAGTCGCGGACCTGGACGACCTCCTGCTTGCCGCCGACCGGGCCGTGGCCGGGGACGACGAACTCGGGGTCGAGTTCGAGGATCGTGTCGCAGGCGCGGATGCAGTTGTCGACGGGGCCGGAGTGGATGACGCCGTGCGTGCCGAACATGAGCAGGTCGCCGGCGTACACGACCCGTGCATCGGGAACGTGGACGATGACGTCGCCCACCGTGTGGGCCGGGCCGGCCTCGATCAGCCGGACGATCCGTTGGCCCACGGTCAGCTCGAGCTCCCCGTTGAACGTGATCGTCGGGTAGGTCGGGGTGATGCCGGAGAAGTCGAACGGCTCCAGGTGCCTGCGCAGCCGGGGATCGGCGTCGGGGGCCAGGAGCGGGGACGTTGTCTCCGGACCGGCGTGGCGCATCGCCCGCGCCGCCGCGATGGAGGACACGATCATGGCGTCCCCCACGAGCTGGTTGCCCCACCAGTGGTCACCGTCGTGGTGGGTGTTGACCACCCAGCAGATGTCCGCGGTGGGCACCGCTTCGGCGATGGCGGACAGCATCTGCCGGGTCTGGCCGAGGGAGAACAACGTATCGACGAGCAGTGCTTCTTCACCGCTGTGCACCAGGCCGGCGTTGCCGAACCCGGTGGCGCAACTGCCCTGCAGGTAGGCGAACGTCTGTGGCGCGAGCTGGTGCACGCCGGTGGTGAACGGAACGGACACAGGTATCTCCTTGTTCAATGAATATCCGCGGTCAGTTCCCGGCCGCGACCGCGGTCCGGGGGCGCAGCACCATCCGCGGACCGCGCTGGGGCACCACCACCGGGCCGCGCGGCACCGCCTTCGCCGGGTCCTCCTCGACCCGCTCGAAGTCGACGTTGGTCACCAGCTCGCGCAGCATGGTCTTGATCTCGTGGATCGCGATCTGGTCGCCCATGCAGCGGGTGTGCCCGCCGCCGAACGGGATCCACGTGTACTGGCCCGGCTGCACGCCGAGGAACCGCTCCGGGCGGAACTCGTCCGGCTCGGGGTAGCGCTCCGGGTCGTTGTTCATCAGCTCGGCGCTCGGCACCAGCAGCTGACCGGGCTCGTACCGCACGTTGCCGATCACGATCGGCTTCATGACCTGACGCGCCAGGTTGTTCGGCAGCGGCGGGTTCTTCCGCAGCACCTCGTGCGCCGCGGCGGTGAGGTACTCCTGGGACGCACCCTCGGCGATCTCGGCACGCAGCTTGCCGAGCCGCTCCGGATCCCGGGAGAAGTGCTCGATCGACCAGCAGACCGCGGAGACGGTCGTCACGGTGCCGGCGACGAACATGGTCATGATCTCGTCGCGCAGTTCCACGCCCGACAGGGACGAGCCGTCCTCGTGCGTGATGCCGAGCAGGACCGACAGCATGTCGTTGCCGAGCTCACCGACCTCCAGGCGCTCGGCCACCGCCTCGGCGATCAGGGCGTCGACCCGGGGGCGGTTCTTCCAGAAGTCCTTGACGCCGGTGCCGGGCCGCTTCTTCATGAGCCGCTTCTTCGCCGGCGACCACCGGTCGAACATCAGCATCGCGGTCGGATGGGTGTTGATCTCCAGCAGGTCCATCAGCGCGTCGAGCAGCCGGGGCCAGTTGGTCGGGACCACCTTGCCGAACACGACCTCGCGGATCACGTTCATCGCCCAGCGGTGCACCAGCGGGTGCATGTCGACGACCTCGTCACGCGGCCACTGCGCGACCGCGTCCACCGTGATCTGCTCCACCGCTTCGGTGATGCGGTTGAAGGCCGCGCCCTTGAAGCTGCGGGTGAGCGCCTTGCGGCGGGCCAGGTGCTCGCCCTCGTCGAGGAAGGCGATCCCGGTGTGGCCGAAGAACTTCTCCAGCGCGCCGTTCGAGCTGCCGCAGTGCAGGCTGGTGCGCGGTCCCTGGAAGAGGGCCCGCACGTCGTCCGGGTCGGTGAGGATGAAGAACTCGACGCCCGGCAGGAAGCCCAGCCTGAACCGGGAGCCGTACAGCCGCTTGCACTCGTTCAGGAAGTCGGTGCGCTGCTGGGTGAACCGGATGAGCTGTTCACGCTGGCCCAGGGTCGGACCCGGCACCTCCGAGGACGGGATCACCGCCGTCTCCGCAGGCTTCGCGGTGTGGTCGACCGGGCAGCGCCCGGCTCTGTCCTCGACCGCCACGTCGTTCGAGTCGGGGTTCATCACTTCTCCTTGTCGTGCAGAGCTGAGTCAGCAGAAAAGCCGCACCGGACCCACGTCTCGACGGCCTCGGCGCACTTCGGGTCGTTGATCAGTTCGAAGTGGCCGGCGTCGAGGTGCACCAGATCGCCGCCGAGGTCCCACGCGGGCCAGGAATGCGTCTCGTTCGCCCGGACGTACAGGCACGGAGCCTCGACACCGGCGTCGGCGCGCTCGGCCAGCAGGCGCAGGTAGGCGCCCATCGCGAGCCAGCCGGAGTCGTCGAAGGCGAGGTCGCGGCCGCCGCTGAGCAACGCGTCCATGCTCGACGCGAACGTGCCGCCCTCGTTCGCGACGACGGACCGCGGATCCGGCGAGTCGAGCAGGACCAGGCCCGCCGCGGGCCGACCCGTGCGTTCGAGCTCGGCGGCCAGTGCGTGTGCGACGGCGCCGCCGATGGAGAAGCCGACGAGAACCACCTCGGTGTCGCCGACGGCCTGTCGGATCCCGTCCGCGAGCATCCCGATGACGGTGTTCCAGGAGCCGGGCAGCGGCTCGTCGTCACGGAAGCCGGGCAGCGAGCAGGAGAACACGTCACGGCCGCGCAGTCCCTGGGCGAGCGCCAGGAACAGGTGCGGGCCCGAGCCGACGGCGAACGACGGTACGCAGACGATGGCCGCCTGCCCCGGATCGCCCTTGGCGAGCCGCACCACCCGTGCGCCGTCCTGCGGCAGTTCCGCGGGCGAGGTGAAGGCCGGGCGGAAGCGGGAGGCCTCCATCAGCCAGCTCATCGCCCGGTCGAGCTCGCCCTCGGCGTGGGCGTGGCGAACCAGCGACGTGAACGTGCCGCGGCCGTCCGGGGCGGGGCGGGTGGCCGTGGACCCGCGGGACGCGGAAGCGTCCGGTGCGGACCCGTCACGTGTGGCCACGCCGCTCGGCGCACGTTCGCCGGCGTCGCCGGATGCGCCGTGGGGGGCCGCCTCGGCCGCCGCCACCTCGTCCGCCAGGTGCCGGACGAGCCAGCGGGCCAGACCGAAGGCGTCGGGGTGTTCGAAGATGACGGTCGACGCCACCTGAACGCCGGTCACCCGGCGCAGGCGGTTGCACAGCCGGACCACGCCGACCGAGTTGAAGCCCATCTCCCAGAAGCCCTGGTCCGATTCGACCGCGTCGCCGGACTCGTGGCCGAGGACGGCCGCGACCTGGGCCCGGATCACCTCCTGCGCCAGCGCCTCCCGCTCCTGCGCGGGCACGGCGGCCAGCTGCCGCACCAGCACTCCGCTGCTGTCGTCCGCGTCCTCGTCGTGGTGCTCGGCGGGCAGTGCCGCGATCGGGGCACCCGGTCCGGACGCGGCCGGCGCCAGCCAGTACCGCTTGCGCTGGAACGCGTAGGTCGGCAGGGGCACCCGCGCGGCCCCGGTCCCGGCGTAGAAGCCGGCCCAGTCCACCTCGATGCCGGCCGTGTGCGCCTCGGCCAGCGACAGCGCGAACCGGTCCAGGCCGCCTTCGTCGCGCCGGAGCGTCCCGATCGTGGCGACCGTCGCGACCCGGCCCTCGGCGTCGTGGGCCGTCGCGGTCTGCTCGATCGCGGTGGCCAGCAGCGGATGGGGCGACACCTCCACGAAGCGGGCCGCGCCGTCGTCGATCAGCGCGCAGATCGCGGCTTCGAAACCGACCTGGTTGCGGATGTTCCTGTACCAGTAGGTCGCGTCCAGGCCGACGGTGTCGACGTACCCGTCGACCGCCGTGGAGTAGAACGGGACCCGGCTCGCCCGGGGTGCCACCGAGGCCAACGACTCCACCAGCGCGGCCTCCAGGGGCGCGACCGCGGCGGTGTGCGAGGCGAACGCCGAACCGAGCGCGCGGGTTCGTACGCCGTCGCGTTCGCACGCGGCCTGGACCTCGACCAGGACGTCGGTGTCACCGGCGAGCACCACGGAGACCGGGCTGTTCACCACGGCGACCTCGGCCCTGCCGGCGTACGCGGCGATCCGCCGCTCGACCTCGTTGTCCGATGCCCCGATCCAGAGCAGGCCCGCGTCGCCCGGCAGCAGGTCGTGCGCGAGCCGGTTGCGCATCACCACGATCAGGGCGGCGTCCTCGAGCGACAGCGCACCGGCGACGTAGGCGGCGGCGACCTCACCCTGCGAGTGACCGACGATCACATCCGGTTCCACGCCGTGGGCCCGCCACAGCGCCGCCAGCGAGACCATCATCGCGAACATCGCGGGCTGCAGCACGTTCAACGGGATCACCCCGTCGACCACGTCCAGCGACGGCGCACCCGGCGCACCCCGCAGCACGTCCTCCAGGTTCCAGTCCACGTACGGCTCGAACGCCTTCGTGCACGCCGCGATCTCGTCCGCGAACGCCGGTGCGGTGTCCAGCAGTTGCACCGCCATCTCGGTCCAGTGCGAACCGTGGCCCGGGAACACGAACACCGTCTTGCCGTTCAGCACCTTGCCGTCGACGGTGTGGTCGGCCGGCATGTCGCCGGCCAGCGCCGCCAGCCCGTCGAGCAGCTCGGCCCGGTCCCGGGCCGCGACCGCGGCCCGCCGCGGCAGTGCCGCCCGGGTCGTCGCCGTCGAGAAGCCGACGTCGACCGGGTCGAGGCCGGGGTCGTCGAGCAGAGCGGCGTGCAGCCGCTCGGCCTGCGCCCGCAGCGCGGGCCGGGAACGGGCCGAGAGCAGCACCGGCACGGCGGGCGGCCGCTCGCCGGTGGACCGCGGCAGCGGATCCGGCGCCGGGGCCTCCTCCAGGATCACGTGCGCGTTGGTGCCGCTCATGCCGAAGGCCGAGATACCGGCCCGGCGCGGCCGGCCGTCGCTCTTCCAGGGCCGGTCCTCGAGAAGCAGCTCGACCTCGCCGGCCTCCCAGTCGACGTGCGGGGACGGCTCGTCGACGTGCAGGGTGCGCGGCAGCACTTCGTGTCGCAGCGCCTGCACCATCTTGATCACGCCGCCGACGCCGGCGGCGGGGCCGGCGTGCCCGATGTTCGACTTGAGCGACCCCAGCCACAGCGGGCCCTGGCCGTCGCGGTCCCGGCCGTAGGTCGCCAGCAGCGCCTGCGCCTCGATGGGGTCGCCCAGCTTGGTGCCGGTGCCGTGCGCCTCCACCACGTCGACCTGCGCCGCCTCCAGACCCGACGCGGCCAGGGCCGCCCGGATCACCCGCTCCTGGGAGGGGCCGTTCGGAGCGGTCAGGCCGTTGGTGGCGCCGTCCTGGTTGATCGCACTGCCGCGCAGGACCGCCAGCACCTGGTGGCCGTTGCGGCGTGCGTCCGACAGCCGTTCCAGCACGAGCAGGCCCATGCCGTCGGAGAACGACGTGCCGTCCGCGGTCGCCGCGAACGCCTTGCACAGGCCGTCCGGTGACAGACCGTGGATGCGCGCGGTGTCGGACAGGGCGGTCGGGGTGGACATCACGGTCACACCACCCGCCAGGGCGAGCGAACACTCGCCCGCCCGCAGCGCCTGCATCGCCAGGTGCAGCGCCACCAGGGACGCGGAGCAGGCCGTGTCCACGGTGACCGCCGGGCCCTCCAACCCCAGGGTGTAGGAGATCCGCCCGGACAGCACGCTCGACATCACACCGGTCATGTGGAACTGCTCGAGCTCGGGCGGCATGGCGGTGCCGTAGTCCGGGTTGACCGCACCGCAGTACACGCCGGTGTCACTGCCGCGCAGCGAGGTCGGGTCGATGCCCGCGTGCTCGAACGCCTCCCAGGCCCCCTCCAGCAGCCAACGCTGCTGGGGATCCATCGCCCGTGCCTCGTGGGGGCCGATGCCGAAGAAGCCGGCGTCGAAGTCGCCCGCGCCCTTGATGAACCCGCCGACCCGCGCGTAGGTGGTGCCGGGGTGCTCGGGGTCGGGGTGGTACAGCTCGTCGATGTTCC
The nucleotide sequence above comes from Streptomyces kaniharaensis. Encoded proteins:
- a CDS encoding carboxymuconolactone decarboxylase family protein, producing MTSQSTAPRMAPAPAAQVRPLLGMPAEVQTDPDGPLAHMVGNPVPNVLGVIGNHPALLSGMNPMLSTLGQGKLPLRDRELMVLRVGYLLQSHYEWAHHVAIGSRAGITEEEIARVPAGPDAPGWSEHDAALLRAVDELRGPRAALSDRTWQQLSSAYDDQQMLEVLAIIGAYSMLAYILKSCDVAVEDWFTDPADLPRP
- a CDS encoding MBL fold metallo-hydrolase, translated to MSVPFTTGVHQLAPQTFAYLQGSCATGFGNAGLVHSGEEALLVDTLFSLGQTRQMLSAIAEAVPTADICWVVNTHHDGDHWWGNQLVGDAMIVSSIAAARAMRHAGPETTSPLLAPDADPRLRRHLEPFDFSGITPTYPTITFNGELELTVGQRIVRLIEAGPAHTVGDVIVHVPDARVVYAGDLLMFGTHGVIHSGPVDNCIRACDTILELDPEFVVPGHGPVGGKQEVVQVRDYLEQVKAHATAAHQQGKSPLEAAREFDFSRFADFENAERLVLNIGAVHRELNGDGTPGPLQCLHHMVELEESLKAEVTA
- a CDS encoding cytochrome P450; the encoded protein is MNPDSNDVAVEDRAGRCPVDHTAKPAETAVIPSSEVPGPTLGQREQLIRFTQQRTDFLNECKRLYGSRFRLGFLPGVEFFILTDPDDVRALFQGPRTSLHCGSSNGALEKFFGHTGIAFLDEGEHLARRKALTRSFKGAAFNRITEAVEQITVDAVAQWPRDEVVDMHPLVHRWAMNVIREVVFGKVVPTNWPRLLDALMDLLEINTHPTAMLMFDRWSPAKKRLMKKRPGTGVKDFWKNRPRVDALIAEAVAERLEVGELGNDMLSVLLGITHEDGSSLSGVELRDEIMTMFVAGTVTTVSAVCWSIEHFSRDPERLGKLRAEIAEGASQEYLTAAAHEVLRKNPPLPNNLARQVMKPIVIGNVRYEPGQLLVPSAELMNNDPERYPEPDEFRPERFLGVQPGQYTWIPFGGGHTRCMGDQIAIHEIKTMLRELVTNVDFERVEEDPAKAVPRGPVVVPQRGPRMVLRPRTAVAAGN